The following proteins are co-located in the Micromonospora coriariae genome:
- a CDS encoding thiazolylpeptide-type bacteriocin, whose amino-acid sequence MPDLTEELRALETETFEIEDVDAIDAMVMDWSSSSCSCSSCCSCSTSSCCSSSTSTGCGGG is encoded by the coding sequence ATGCCGGATCTGACGGAGGAACTCCGCGCGTTGGAGACCGAGACGTTCGAGATCGAGGACGTCGACGCGATCGACGCGATGGTCATGGACTGGTCCAGCTCCAGCTGTTCCTGCTCCAGCTGCTGCAGTTGCAGCACGTCCAGTTGCTGCAGCAGCAGCACCAGCACCGGATGCGGCGGCGGGTAA
- a CDS encoding FAD-dependent oxidoreductase, translating into MPLSPARVFAALNAVLPPDQASPVMGKAVVLGGSIAELLAARVLSDYAESVVIIDRDDLEVTGGRPGVPQGTQLHALLPGGLLHFERLFPGFREQALAQGAVEAPPAARRNYLDGRLKVIVPDDADSLAGSRPLLEGLIRQQVLRLPNVKTVTARATALVFDDAVASGVRCEVGGVPGVESGDLVVDAMGRSSRLSDWLEQAGWDRPATRRMTVRLNYATALFRRPDADPASAVVLALHTPKMSLDVVGAAFFAIEGGRWMAMMAGYGDSRPGRTAEDFVRRLREQFPSEFGEVAGNEMLGDVQTYHHSDSRRRDFHAMKRFPAGLVSVGDAVASFNPVYGQGMTAAALHAACLSTYLRSGPDLSAPARRYLALQKVVVDAAWSTSTSADLALPHVDGPYPRGYRFSSWASDQIVRATVTDVATARRFNEVVSMRKHPLALTAPRVILGALRANRRAR; encoded by the coding sequence ATGCCCCTCTCCCCGGCTCGGGTCTTCGCCGCGCTCAATGCCGTGCTGCCCCCCGACCAGGCGTCCCCGGTCATGGGCAAGGCCGTCGTGCTCGGCGGCAGCATCGCCGAGCTGCTGGCAGCCCGGGTGTTGTCCGACTACGCGGAGAGCGTCGTCATCATCGACCGGGACGACCTGGAGGTGACGGGCGGGCGGCCCGGCGTGCCGCAGGGGACGCAACTGCACGCGCTGCTGCCCGGCGGCCTCCTCCATTTCGAGCGCCTCTTCCCGGGATTCCGCGAACAGGCCCTGGCGCAGGGAGCGGTCGAGGCACCGCCCGCGGCGAGGCGGAACTACCTCGACGGCCGTCTCAAGGTGATCGTCCCCGACGACGCCGACAGCCTGGCGGGCAGTCGGCCTCTCCTGGAGGGGCTGATCCGCCAGCAGGTGCTGCGACTGCCGAACGTCAAGACGGTCACCGCCCGCGCCACCGCTCTGGTGTTCGACGATGCAGTGGCGAGCGGTGTCCGCTGCGAGGTCGGCGGGGTCCCCGGGGTCGAGAGCGGCGACCTCGTGGTGGACGCCATGGGGCGTTCGAGCAGGCTCTCCGACTGGCTGGAGCAGGCCGGCTGGGACCGACCCGCCACACGGCGGATGACCGTGCGCCTGAACTACGCGACCGCCCTGTTCCGACGTCCCGACGCGGACCCGGCTTCGGCGGTCGTGCTGGCACTGCACACGCCGAAGATGTCGCTGGACGTGGTCGGCGCCGCGTTCTTCGCGATCGAGGGCGGCCGCTGGATGGCCATGATGGCCGGTTACGGGGACAGCCGCCCGGGGCGTACGGCGGAGGACTTCGTCCGTCGGTTGCGGGAGCAGTTCCCGTCGGAGTTCGGCGAGGTCGCCGGAAACGAGATGCTGGGCGATGTCCAGACCTACCACCATTCCGACAGCCGCCGGCGGGACTTCCACGCGATGAAGCGTTTCCCGGCGGGCCTGGTCAGCGTCGGTGACGCCGTCGCGTCGTTCAACCCGGTGTACGGGCAGGGGATGACCGCGGCGGCTCTGCACGCGGCCTGCCTGTCGACGTACCTGCGGTCCGGCCCGGATCTGAGCGCCCCCGCGCGCCGGTATCTCGCCCTGCAGAAGGTCGTGGTCGACGCCGCCTGGTCGACGTCGACCTCCGCCGACCTGGCGTTGCCGCACGTCGACGGCCCCTACCCGCGTGGCTACCGGTTCTCCAGCTGGGCCAGCGACCAGATCGTCCGGGCGACCGTCACGGACGTGGCGACCGCGCGACGGTTCAACGAGGTCGTTTCCATGCGCAAGCACCCGCTCGCGCTGACCGCACCCCGGGTGATCCTGGGCGCCCTGCGGGCCAACCGGCGGGCACGCTGA
- a CDS encoding heme-degrading domain-containing protein, with product MPSDQDSWPTLDELRREESELELAGLSETDAYELGTLAVAAASEQRLPIAVGVWRSGRQLFHCGLPGSTADNDVWLRRKGRVVTRFEHSSLYVARLCQDKQVTLAEKYGLPASRYAAAGGAVPLRVRGTGVVGWMGVSGLPQLDDHRFVVDILRKIQQ from the coding sequence ATGCCATCTGACCAGGACTCGTGGCCCACGCTGGACGAGCTGCGGCGCGAGGAGAGCGAGCTGGAGCTTGCGGGCCTGTCGGAGACGGACGCGTACGAGCTGGGGACGCTCGCCGTCGCCGCCGCGAGTGAGCAGCGGCTCCCGATTGCAGTGGGTGTATGGCGTTCCGGGCGCCAGCTGTTCCACTGCGGCCTGCCCGGCTCCACGGCGGACAACGACGTGTGGCTGCGCCGCAAGGGGCGCGTGGTGACGCGGTTCGAGCACTCGTCGCTGTACGTGGCCCGGCTCTGCCAGGACAAGCAGGTGACGCTGGCGGAGAAGTACGGCCTGCCGGCCTCCCGCTACGCGGCCGCCGGGGGCGCGGTGCCACTGCGGGTTCGCGGCACCGGCGTGGTCGGCTGGATGGGCGTGTCAGGCCTTCCGCAGCTGGACGACCACCGCTTCGTGGTCGACATCCTGCGCAAGATCCAGCAGTAG
- a CDS encoding SDR family oxidoreductase, whose amino-acid sequence MRISDSIALVTGANRGIGRHFAQQLLERGAAKVYATARNPEQIDMPGVEKLRLDITDPQSVEEAVRAASDVTLLINNAGISTSTNLVTGDLSKIRSEMDTHFYGTLAMVRGFAPVLGRNGGGGILNVLSALSWFAYDGANAYGAAKAAEWSLTNGIRLELAGQGTLVTGLHLGTADTDMTADYDGDKMDPADVVRAALDGIEAGKLEVIADEWSAHVKASLAGDPSAFYTATVG is encoded by the coding sequence ATGCGGATCTCGGATTCGATCGCGCTGGTCACCGGCGCCAACCGTGGCATCGGCCGGCACTTCGCCCAGCAACTGCTGGAGCGCGGCGCGGCGAAGGTGTACGCCACGGCTCGCAATCCCGAACAGATCGACATGCCCGGCGTCGAGAAGCTCCGCCTGGACATCACCGACCCGCAGTCGGTCGAGGAGGCGGTGCGGGCCGCGTCCGACGTCACCCTGCTGATCAACAATGCGGGGATCTCGACCTCGACCAATCTGGTCACCGGTGATCTGAGCAAGATCCGGTCGGAGATGGACACCCACTTCTACGGCACGCTCGCCATGGTGCGGGGGTTCGCGCCGGTGCTCGGACGTAACGGCGGCGGGGGCATCCTCAACGTCCTGTCCGCGTTGTCGTGGTTCGCCTACGACGGGGCCAACGCCTACGGCGCGGCGAAGGCCGCCGAGTGGAGCCTGACCAACGGGATCCGGCTCGAACTGGCCGGCCAGGGCACACTGGTGACCGGCCTGCACCTGGGCACCGCCGATACCGACATGACGGCCGACTACGACGGCGACAAGATGGATCCGGCCGACGTCGTTCGCGCCGCCCTCGACGGCATCGAGGCGGGCAAGCTCGAGGTGATCGCCGACGAGTGGAGCGCCCACGTCAAGGCGTCCCTCGCCGGCGACCCGAGCGCCTTCTACACCGCCACCGTCGGCTGA
- a CDS encoding MerR family transcriptional regulator codes for MRIGELAARTGVSVRALRYYEEQELLIGARSSGGQRHYPDSAVDRVDLIQMLYAAGLSSRTILNLLPCVDAKVNTPQSRAMLNTERGRIDRQITQLMQARDRLDAVIALSESAASGCTRMESEAP; via the coding sequence GTGCGGATCGGTGAACTCGCCGCCAGGACCGGCGTGTCGGTGCGAGCGCTGCGCTACTACGAGGAGCAGGAGCTGCTGATCGGGGCGCGCAGCAGCGGTGGACAGCGCCACTACCCCGACAGCGCCGTCGACCGGGTCGACCTGATCCAGATGCTGTACGCCGCCGGCCTGTCCAGCAGGACGATCTTGAACCTGCTGCCCTGCGTCGACGCGAAGGTCAACACCCCGCAGTCCCGCGCCATGCTCAACACCGAACGCGGACGCATCGACCGGCAGATCACCCAACTCATGCAGGCCCGAGACCGGCTCGACGCCGTCATCGCGCTCAGCGAGAGCGCGGCCAGCGGCTGCACCCGGATGGAGTCCGAAGCGCCGTAG
- a CDS encoding TOMM precursor leader peptide-binding protein encodes MIVDVRTTSTGWDASLKQLGEAFHERLHAGQPAGNDPLPAGITVRIAALGLTDAYADGGEGLTSDVVPIWLHGATALVGPRWTGARDPAPTRPGPCPFCVQRRWQAIRLREERHALEHGAQVGTVAPLPHLTPFAVDALWQLFRQACRPRADRPGVARLHQLRMDTLETAVVEVLADSECPACGTTRPDTAEAAVIPLTRRAKPNPTAYRLRAAGELDLPVGALANPVAGALGGNALRAYNATATAPVTGYFRVRSRYDLHEMWWSGHANSYGGSETYALLEGLERYAGQFPRAKRTEVFDSYANLAPDALDPAGLGYHPAFYQGHGLYYTPYSPDEPMHWVWGWSLRDSTPRLVPEQLVYYLDRRTDQRKFVQECSNGCASGSCPEEALLHGMLELIERDAFLLAWYGSARLAEIDPATCRDERVHFMLDRVDLLGYDIRLFDTRADLPVPVVTAVAVRRGDGLGRLCFAAGASLDPDDAVRAALCETASYVPGFDERVAASEPELREMVTDYTRVTELSHHALLYGLPEMARHAAFLLDDPPLRSMSELYGDWLAVRPEHDDLRADMTYLAGLIASLGGDVVAVDQTCPEQEVAGVHTMAVVAPALVPIDFGWQRQRVLWSDRLERYLARGRHGPDGLGATGRNPHPHPFP; translated from the coding sequence ATGATCGTCGACGTCCGGACCACCTCCACCGGGTGGGACGCCAGCCTCAAGCAGCTCGGCGAGGCGTTCCACGAGCGGCTCCACGCTGGCCAGCCGGCCGGCAACGACCCGTTGCCCGCCGGGATCACCGTCCGCATCGCCGCCCTCGGCCTGACCGACGCGTACGCCGACGGCGGTGAGGGGCTCACCAGCGACGTGGTGCCGATCTGGCTGCACGGCGCCACCGCGCTGGTCGGCCCCCGCTGGACCGGCGCCCGTGACCCGGCGCCGACCCGACCCGGCCCGTGCCCGTTCTGCGTCCAACGACGCTGGCAGGCCATCCGGCTCCGGGAGGAGCGGCACGCCCTGGAGCACGGCGCTCAGGTCGGGACGGTGGCGCCGCTGCCGCACCTCACCCCCTTCGCGGTCGACGCTCTCTGGCAGCTGTTCCGGCAGGCCTGCCGCCCCCGGGCCGACCGCCCCGGTGTGGCGCGGCTGCACCAGCTGCGGATGGACACCCTGGAGACGGCGGTGGTCGAGGTGCTCGCCGACTCCGAATGCCCTGCCTGCGGGACCACCCGTCCGGACACCGCCGAGGCGGCGGTGATCCCACTGACCCGCCGGGCCAAGCCGAACCCGACCGCGTACCGGCTGCGTGCGGCCGGCGAGCTGGACCTGCCGGTCGGCGCGCTGGCCAACCCGGTCGCCGGGGCGCTGGGCGGCAACGCGCTGCGGGCGTACAACGCCACCGCCACCGCGCCGGTCACCGGCTACTTCCGGGTCCGCAGCCGGTACGACCTGCACGAGATGTGGTGGAGCGGGCACGCCAACAGCTACGGCGGCAGTGAGACGTACGCGCTGCTGGAGGGGCTGGAGCGGTACGCCGGCCAGTTCCCGCGGGCCAAGCGCACCGAGGTCTTCGACAGCTACGCCAACCTCGCCCCGGACGCGCTCGACCCGGCCGGCCTGGGTTACCACCCGGCCTTCTACCAGGGGCACGGGCTCTACTACACCCCGTACTCGCCGGACGAGCCGATGCACTGGGTCTGGGGGTGGTCGCTGCGCGACAGCACGCCCCGCCTCGTTCCCGAACAGCTCGTCTACTACCTTGACCGCCGCACCGACCAACGCAAGTTCGTTCAGGAGTGCTCCAACGGCTGCGCCAGCGGCAGCTGCCCGGAGGAGGCGTTGCTGCACGGCATGCTCGAACTCATCGAGCGGGACGCCTTCCTGCTCGCCTGGTACGGCTCGGCCCGGCTCGCCGAGATCGACCCGGCGACCTGCCGCGACGAGCGGGTGCACTTCATGCTGGACCGGGTCGACCTGCTCGGCTACGACATCCGCCTCTTCGACACCCGCGCCGACCTGCCGGTTCCGGTGGTCACCGCGGTCGCGGTCCGGCGCGGCGACGGGCTCGGTCGGCTCTGCTTCGCCGCCGGCGCGAGCCTCGACCCGGACGACGCGGTCCGGGCAGCGCTCTGCGAGACCGCCTCCTACGTCCCCGGCTTCGACGAGCGGGTCGCCGCCAGCGAACCCGAGCTGCGCGAGATGGTCACTGACTACACCCGGGTCACCGAGCTGAGCCACCACGCGCTGCTCTACGGCCTGCCGGAGATGGCGCGACACGCGGCGTTCCTCCTGGACGACCCGCCGCTGCGATCCATGTCGGAGCTGTACGGCGACTGGCTCGCCGTCCGGCCCGAACACGACGACCTGCGCGCGGACATGACCTACCTCGCCGGCCTGATCGCCAGCCTCGGCGGTGACGTCGTCGCGGTCGACCAGACCTGCCCGGAGCAGGAGGTCGCCGGGGTCCACACGATGGCCGTCGTGGCTCCGGCCCTGGTCCCCATCGACTTCGGCTGGCAGCGGCAGCGGGTGCTCTGGAGCGACCGGCTGGAGCGGTACCTGGCTCGGGGCCGGCACGGACCGGACGGGCTCGGCGCCACCGGCCGCAACCCCCACCCGCACCCCTTCCCGTAG
- a CDS encoding ABC transporter ATP-binding protein: MGNDRFAIELHDVTKRYPGGVTAVDALDLRVPEGTVFGFLGPNGAGKTTTMRMLVGLVRPTSGRIRVLGQPPGTPDQLARVGALIESPAFYPHLSGVDNLRLAARYASVPDSAADRVLAEVGLTGRARSAFRTYSLGMKQRLGVAAALLKEPSLLILDEPTNGLDPAGVSEIRELLRSLGQHGRTVLLSSHVLGEVEQVCDRIAVINRGRLVADGTSDELRAALGAGELLIAADPVDKAAACLRDHRSVRGVETVDGRLRVSADPALAAELNRRLVEAGIDVRELRPVRHSLEEAFLELTGPDRAGREESTTMTGGSR; encoded by the coding sequence TTGGGGAATGACCGATTCGCCATCGAATTGCACGACGTCACCAAGCGTTATCCCGGCGGCGTCACCGCTGTCGACGCCCTCGACCTGCGGGTGCCCGAGGGGACGGTCTTCGGCTTCCTCGGCCCGAACGGCGCCGGCAAGACGACCACCATGCGGATGCTGGTGGGGCTCGTCCGGCCGACCTCCGGCCGGATCCGGGTGCTCGGCCAGCCGCCCGGCACCCCGGACCAGCTGGCCCGGGTCGGCGCCCTGATCGAGTCACCGGCCTTCTACCCCCATCTGTCCGGCGTGGACAACCTGCGGTTGGCCGCCCGCTACGCGTCAGTGCCCGACAGCGCCGCCGACCGGGTGCTGGCCGAGGTGGGCCTGACCGGACGCGCACGCTCGGCGTTCCGGACGTACTCGCTGGGCATGAAGCAGCGGCTCGGGGTGGCGGCCGCGCTGCTCAAGGAGCCGAGCCTGCTGATCCTCGACGAACCCACCAACGGGCTCGACCCGGCCGGGGTGTCGGAGATCCGGGAGCTGCTCCGGTCGCTGGGGCAACACGGGCGCACCGTGCTGCTCTCCAGCCACGTGCTCGGTGAGGTGGAGCAGGTCTGCGACCGGATCGCGGTGATCAACCGCGGCCGCCTGGTCGCCGACGGCACCTCGGACGAGCTGCGCGCCGCGCTTGGCGCCGGGGAACTGCTCATCGCCGCCGACCCGGTGGACAAGGCCGCCGCGTGCCTGCGTGACCACCGGAGCGTCCGCGGGGTGGAGACGGTCGACGGCCGGCTACGGGTCAGCGCGGATCCGGCGCTGGCCGCGGAGCTCAACCGGCGACTGGTCGAGGCGGGCATCGACGTACGGGAGCTCCGGCCGGTGCGCCACTCACTGGAAGAGGCGTTCCTGGAGCTGACCGGGCCGGACCGGGCCGGTCGGGAGGAGTCGACGACCATGACGGGGGGCAGCCGGTGA
- a CDS encoding TOMM precursor leader peptide-binding protein produces MSLPRDGAENLEVRPKLRHDVVFLDAPAGAYLRGPDTAFLIKGRSAFRWLTSLSPYLTGEHTLGQLTASLDQGQRQTVLTLVRALLARGFAKDAGDRTELAEAVARRFAPQIEFIDHFADDPTGRFLRLHTARVVLVGGGATLLAAASGLLRNGCLHLDLYPDDDPSRYAEALRPEVVELRDDGLAAAVRVHDGPVELSGADAVVYCTDRTGLAGLAELARACHRDGPLLVPVLWDDERAVVGPTVQPGRTPCWLCAQLRLAAAADAAVAAEFWRQLAVGPGTDAPTPLPEVTARMVGNVAAFELFRVLTGALAPDTADGVLLLDRSTLEAARERVLPHPACPVCRDVDVPEPAGAGGSDDETYQRAQALVSPNAGVFTRFVDDPLEQAPLKTARLRLPGRHRPREVTAFDVHTVLNARLAAYRVAVRDHAARYADPHAGVLASAEQLRGRGGHPVPWTELHSATGAVPYDPRRTVRWLPATVLGRPESVWVPAALALPTSAANGDGLAERTHAGAAAADSLDGVIDQGLADALAYHVLTAAMRGDGGLAALGEEELVADEDTAFVVKAAHRFGHQLAVFTLTGAAPAHAVLAVSVAPGGGDRDWRLAGGFDPVATRLSALKDLVGRIQVRHFEGNDADLGDPVLADLDPATLTGRAANGTGAVGGTDRHAVLAALAERGISVLLVETTTRDLRASGAFRSGVVLLRHDGRAAD; encoded by the coding sequence ATGAGCCTGCCGCGGGACGGTGCGGAGAACCTGGAAGTGCGACCTAAGCTGCGACATGACGTGGTCTTCCTGGACGCGCCGGCCGGCGCCTACCTGCGCGGGCCGGACACCGCCTTCCTGATCAAGGGAAGGTCCGCCTTCCGTTGGCTGACCTCGTTGAGCCCGTACCTGACCGGCGAGCACACCCTGGGGCAGCTCACCGCCTCCCTGGACCAGGGGCAGCGCCAAACCGTGCTCACACTGGTCCGCGCGCTGCTCGCCCGTGGTTTCGCGAAGGACGCCGGCGACCGTACCGAGCTGGCCGAGGCGGTCGCCCGGCGGTTCGCCCCGCAGATCGAGTTCATCGACCACTTCGCCGACGATCCCACAGGCCGTTTCCTGCGCCTGCACACCGCCCGCGTGGTGCTGGTCGGTGGGGGAGCGACCCTGCTGGCCGCGGCGAGCGGCCTGCTCCGCAACGGGTGTCTCCACCTTGACCTGTACCCGGACGACGACCCGTCGCGCTACGCCGAGGCGTTGCGGCCGGAGGTGGTCGAGCTGCGCGACGACGGGCTGGCGGCCGCGGTGCGGGTGCACGACGGCCCGGTCGAGCTGAGCGGAGCGGACGCGGTGGTGTACTGCACCGACCGCACGGGCCTGGCCGGCCTTGCCGAGCTGGCCCGTGCCTGTCACCGCGACGGCCCGCTCTTGGTCCCGGTTCTCTGGGACGACGAGCGGGCGGTGGTGGGACCGACGGTCCAGCCGGGCCGGACTCCATGCTGGCTCTGCGCCCAGCTGCGGCTCGCCGCTGCAGCCGATGCCGCCGTCGCCGCCGAGTTCTGGCGGCAGCTCGCCGTCGGCCCCGGCACCGACGCGCCCACGCCGCTGCCGGAGGTGACCGCGCGGATGGTCGGCAACGTCGCCGCGTTCGAGCTGTTCCGGGTCCTCACCGGCGCCCTGGCGCCGGACACCGCCGACGGCGTGCTGCTGCTGGACCGGTCAACCCTGGAGGCCGCCCGGGAACGGGTACTGCCGCATCCGGCCTGCCCGGTCTGTCGGGACGTCGACGTGCCCGAACCGGCCGGGGCAGGCGGCTCCGACGACGAGACCTACCAGCGTGCCCAGGCATTGGTGTCACCGAACGCCGGGGTCTTCACCCGGTTCGTGGACGACCCGCTGGAGCAGGCACCGCTGAAGACGGCCCGGCTGCGGCTGCCCGGCCGGCACCGGCCACGCGAGGTGACCGCGTTCGACGTGCACACCGTGCTGAACGCCCGGCTGGCCGCGTACCGGGTGGCGGTGCGTGACCACGCCGCCAGGTACGCCGACCCACACGCCGGTGTGCTGGCCTCGGCCGAACAACTGCGCGGGCGTGGCGGGCACCCGGTGCCGTGGACCGAGCTGCACAGCGCGACCGGCGCGGTGCCGTACGACCCGCGCCGGACGGTCCGCTGGCTGCCGGCGACCGTGCTGGGCCGTCCGGAGAGCGTGTGGGTTCCGGCCGCCCTGGCGCTGCCCACCTCCGCTGCCAACGGCGACGGGCTCGCCGAGCGGACCCACGCCGGCGCGGCGGCCGCCGACAGCCTCGACGGCGTCATCGATCAGGGTCTTGCGGACGCGCTGGCGTACCACGTCCTGACCGCGGCGATGCGTGGCGACGGTGGCCTCGCCGCGCTCGGCGAGGAGGAGCTGGTCGCCGACGAGGACACCGCGTTCGTGGTGAAGGCGGCCCACCGCTTCGGCCACCAGCTCGCGGTCTTCACCCTCACCGGCGCCGCACCGGCGCACGCCGTCCTCGCGGTCAGCGTGGCACCGGGCGGTGGGGACCGCGACTGGCGGCTCGCCGGCGGCTTCGACCCGGTCGCCACGCGGCTCAGCGCCCTGAAGGACCTGGTCGGACGGATCCAGGTGCGGCACTTCGAGGGGAACGACGCCGACCTCGGCGACCCCGTGCTCGCGGACCTCGACCCGGCCACCCTCACCGGACGCGCCGCCAACGGCACCGGGGCGGTCGGCGGCACCGACCGGCACGCGGTGCTCGCCGCCCTGGCCGAGCGGGGGATCAGCGTGCTGCTGGTCGAGACCACCACCCGGGACCTTCGGGCCAGCGGGGCGTTCCGCAGCGGCGTGGTCCTGCTGCGGCACGACGGCCGCGCGGCCGACTGA
- a CDS encoding SDR family NAD(P)-dependent oxidoreductase, whose product MTVDNGTEIGQPGIDRSQLETCLSVFEALEALPSDHPDVVRVQRATAKLYKVIKQRRREERRDAIVAADRAVTAATATGAPGRIDDETQGIPLASPTAGATAGVLHNPRGCYVCKQRYREVDAFYHQLCPSCAALNRQRRDARTDLTGRRALLTGGRAKIGMYIALRLLRDGAHTTVTTRFPHDAVRRFAAMPDSADWLHRLRIVGIDLRDPAQVIALADSVAAQGPLDILINNAAQTVRRSPGAYSQLVAAEAAALPEGPLPELITFAKSGGQSTPSLTAGPQSTALTPHALTALALTSGSASPERIAASTAIDAGGLVPDLDSVNSWVQRVQEVDPVELLEVQLCNVTAPFVLVSRLRPAMAAAKARRKYVVNVSAMEGQFGRGYKGPGHPHTNMAKAALNMLTRTSAQEMLTDGILMTSVDTGWITDERPHPTKMRLADEGFHAPLDLVDGAARVYDPIVRGEQGEDLYGCFLKDYAPCAW is encoded by the coding sequence ATGACGGTGGACAACGGTACGGAAATCGGTCAACCCGGGATTGACCGGAGCCAGCTGGAGACCTGTCTCAGCGTCTTCGAGGCGTTGGAAGCTCTGCCGTCCGATCATCCCGACGTGGTGCGGGTGCAGCGCGCCACCGCGAAGCTCTACAAGGTGATCAAGCAGCGGCGACGCGAGGAGCGGCGCGACGCCATCGTGGCGGCCGACCGCGCGGTGACGGCGGCCACCGCCACGGGCGCCCCCGGCCGGATCGACGACGAGACGCAGGGCATCCCGCTCGCCTCTCCCACCGCGGGTGCCACGGCCGGCGTCCTGCACAATCCGCGCGGCTGCTACGTCTGCAAACAGCGCTACCGCGAGGTGGACGCGTTCTACCACCAGCTCTGCCCGTCCTGTGCGGCGCTCAACCGGCAGCGCCGGGACGCCCGCACCGACCTGACCGGCCGGCGCGCGCTGCTCACCGGCGGCCGGGCGAAGATCGGCATGTACATCGCGCTGCGGCTGCTGCGTGACGGCGCGCACACCACGGTGACCACGCGCTTTCCGCACGACGCGGTCCGCAGGTTCGCCGCAATGCCGGACAGCGCGGACTGGCTGCACCGGCTGCGGATCGTCGGGATCGACCTGCGCGACCCGGCTCAGGTGATCGCCCTCGCCGACTCGGTCGCCGCACAGGGACCACTTGACATCCTGATCAACAACGCGGCGCAGACCGTACGGCGCTCGCCCGGGGCGTACTCGCAACTCGTCGCGGCGGAGGCCGCCGCCCTGCCGGAGGGCCCGCTGCCGGAGCTGATCACCTTCGCCAAGTCGGGCGGCCAGAGCACCCCAAGCCTGACCGCCGGCCCACAGTCGACGGCGCTCACCCCGCACGCGCTGACCGCGCTGGCGCTGACCAGCGGCTCGGCCTCGCCGGAACGGATCGCGGCGTCCACCGCCATCGACGCCGGCGGTCTGGTGCCGGACCTCGACTCGGTGAACAGCTGGGTCCAGCGGGTGCAGGAGGTGGACCCGGTCGAGCTGCTGGAAGTGCAGCTGTGCAACGTGACCGCGCCGTTCGTGCTGGTCAGTCGGCTGCGCCCGGCGATGGCCGCCGCGAAGGCCCGCCGCAAGTACGTGGTGAACGTGTCGGCGATGGAGGGCCAGTTCGGTCGCGGCTACAAGGGGCCGGGGCACCCGCACACCAACATGGCCAAGGCCGCGCTGAACATGCTGACCCGCACCAGCGCCCAGGAGATGTTGACCGACGGCATCCTGATGACAAGCGTCGACACCGGCTGGATCACCGACGAGCGGCCGCACCCGACGAAGATGCGACTGGCGGACGAGGGCTTCCACGCCCCGCTGGACCTGGTCGACGGTGCGGCACGGGTGTACGACCCGATCGTCCGCGGCGAGCAGGGCGAGGACCTGTACGGCTGCTTCCTGAAGGACTACGCCCCCTGCGCCTGGTGA
- a CDS encoding ABC transporter permease → MIASVRAAWFADRKRPAVWTVTLTWIVLALAFGVGVPYLVHLALAGDPKQAASAASLLDAVLPGQLVTTGIGLFPLFGGAIVVILGALVVGNEYRWGTLNLIFTQRPRRAQVLAGHAVALCALTLLLVALTFAALAGVTALLALIEGRGLRWPATSDLAGAVGAAWLICGAHASVGYFLAIVFRSTATAIAVGLVWTLVLENAISGLALVLSPLEMVQKLLLAPSSGALAGALGARSQFDGGTPGVIESSGAGLPAAVLAGYVVLMFGLGIWLAVRRDVS, encoded by the coding sequence GTGATCGCCTCGGTACGTGCGGCCTGGTTCGCGGACCGGAAACGGCCGGCGGTCTGGACCGTCACCCTCACCTGGATCGTGTTGGCGCTCGCCTTCGGCGTCGGTGTCCCGTACCTGGTGCACCTGGCGCTGGCCGGCGATCCGAAGCAGGCGGCATCGGCCGCGTCCCTGCTGGACGCCGTGCTGCCCGGCCAGCTCGTCACCACCGGAATCGGGCTGTTCCCGCTCTTCGGTGGGGCGATCGTGGTGATCCTCGGCGCTCTGGTCGTGGGCAACGAGTACCGCTGGGGCACGCTCAACCTGATCTTCACCCAGCGTCCGCGGCGGGCGCAGGTGCTGGCCGGGCACGCCGTCGCGCTCTGTGCCCTGACCCTGCTGCTCGTCGCGCTCACCTTCGCCGCGCTGGCCGGGGTCACCGCGCTGCTCGCGCTGATCGAGGGACGCGGCCTGCGCTGGCCGGCGACGAGTGACCTGGCGGGGGCCGTCGGGGCCGCCTGGCTGATCTGCGGCGCGCACGCCAGCGTGGGCTACTTCCTCGCGATCGTGTTCCGCAGCACCGCGACGGCGATCGCCGTGGGCCTGGTCTGGACGCTGGTGCTGGAGAACGCGATCAGCGGCCTCGCCCTGGTACTGAGCCCGCTGGAGATGGTCCAGAAGCTTCTGCTCGCCCCCAGCTCCGGCGCGCTGGCGGGCGCGCTGGGAGCCCGATCGCAGTTCGACGGGGGCACGCCAGGGGTGATCGAGTCGAGCGGCGCCGGGCTTCCCGCCGCCGTCCTGGCGGGATACGTGGTGCTGATGTTCGGCCTGGGGATCTGGCTCGCGGTACGCCGGGACGTCAGCTGA